In one Chiloscyllium punctatum isolate Juve2018m chromosome 47, sChiPun1.3, whole genome shotgun sequence genomic region, the following are encoded:
- the LOC140468444 gene encoding uncharacterized protein: MREENISIGGPSINMLPGGISILSGTAVKAKDPGAVENSDKIPDIPRLHGHSTDPYMCEELRNMTTDSASLRHNRETQDSVSIQSPQKPLQDELQVCREGHVKTVIPLFSTITSQHELDNVQITLTCHSPVRNPRPIGLLQEENISVGGPSSNMLPDGMSIPCGTAVKAKGPGADIPFVHGDFMDQYTSEESRNMTTDSSSSLHNRETQDDVNIKSPQKPLQDELQICRKGHVKAIISLLSNTTPQNELDNVKITPASPSPVRKPTSTRLLQEENVSDSFSRNNMPPDGRNVFFDRAGN, translated from the exons ATGCGAGAGGAAAACATCTCAATCGGCGGTCCCAGTATCAATATGCTTCCAGGTGGAATAAGCATTCTGTCCGGCACGGCAGTGAAAGCCAAGGACCCTGGAGCAGTTGAGAACAGTGACAAAATACCCG ATATTCCTAGACTGCATGGACATTCCACAGACCCGTACATGTGTGAGGAACTCAGAAACATGACAACAGACTCAGCAAGTTTACGTCATAACAGGGAAACCCAGGATAGTGTAAGCATTCAATCACCTCAGAAACCATTGCAGGATGAACTGCAGGTTTGTCGGGAAGGACATGTTAAAACTGTTATCCCTTTGTTCTCAACTATAACATCGCAGCATGAACTGGACAACGTGCAGATTACCCTTACATGCCACAGTCCAGTGAGGAATCCCAGACCAATTGGTCTTCTGCAAGAGGAGAACATCTCAGTCGGCGGTCCCAGTAGCAATATGCTTCCAGATGGAATGAGCATTCCGTGCGGCACGGCAGTAAAAGCAAAGGGACCTGGAGCAG ATATTCCTTTTGTGCATGGAGATTTCATGGACCAGTACACGTCTGAGGAATCCAGAAACATGACAACAGACTCATCAAGTTCACTCCATAACAGGGAGACCCAGGATGATGTAAACATAAAATCACCTCAGAAACCATTGCAGGATGAACTGCAGATTTGTAGAAAAGGACATGTTAAAGCTATTATCTCTTTGTTATCAAATACAACACCTCAGAATGAACTGGACAATGTGAAGATTACCCCTGCAAGTCCAAGTCCAGTGAGGAAGCCCACATCAACTCGTCTTCTGCAAGAGGAAAACGTTTCAGACAGCTTTTCCAGAAACAATATGCCTCCAGATGGAAGGAACGTTTTTTTCGACCGGGCAGGGAATTAA
- the LOC140468652 gene encoding uncharacterized protein, whose amino-acid sequence MDEMSNRSDERIAAMAPVHSNDQNPTEIVNKDDHSYLEEEGRNKNPRSWQECQHRENLRIQTMMLSSTVTSGRDKCETSSLEEKYTDMIIVAPIRERSLIENELNSRGEERERMLTESIKNVHQVQIDQLLRSGSETDKFGTTVVFGAAGIGKSTLLQKIIHDWANGRIYQEFKFVFQLNFPQLNSINVKTNLNTLILNSYPYLASKLEYIWEDPGSILFIFDDLDKFDSGVDFIDLERCKDPQNQCFDTNSLHWVSDIARCLIQGYLLHGCSILVTSRPWKMGNLTKTKINLRGEILGFTSKSIKQYFRQCFADEQLATSVLESIQQNETLYTMCYNPLYCAVLSSLLTTRLKEREKQGPLLVPNSTEMFSAYITELLARCHCDERNLCSQLMKLGEVAWKGVSSKTIVFDSDQINQHKLEDSNFISSFMREIGESHRFAYTFNQSVLQDFIAAVAKCLTTSSKGLIRQLDEGFTCSDNRFEIFSRFLIGLLSHNSNNQLEKLLADFPSEATQLVSVWLRDNIRRRIQKTGDMQSQRIFLQLMHCFVEFQDKALISDSFQPPQLITFTQCLLKPSDCAALATSFVYMEQIEDLNLSACGIKDGGVHQLEPILSKCKILRLKSNNLTDDCVEGLVSILSENGSLLELDLSNDNHDEEQINKLTEKCIPSLHHLIKCKNNIKEIRLIRNHGIAEDHQVLNSNHLFNLLTDQDKNSPMEILHNHDTDSKDSTHVITEAENPGLQENKHHGNSNHDCATVEDNVAAAPIESSMAGPELSKDTARQQGSPSENGEESVNNMRPNQFQQNAVNDREFEQEENAHMETIFPGDSSNEDVSPTNNMFEQVPLGLEDNCEHPNDRNTSGPEGDNNVNMATLATVADVQQSKDGALQLDNTFKIKEDMDENKEENSMTDILQCKDNCNDIKPMTETHAESVRQPHPNGAHEKGKDVSENDNEEDANLSTGDDIPQSKDAEQQQNNPLEISTEDVCKNKVEYGVTEMRCSKDNCNDIKPTDAANAYSTPQLHRNRAHENGKNVSEAGIQQSRDAELQRDKLLENSKEDVDKNKEKNIVSETTDICIKSRNSMNGDSAPQPYSNGDNENNIHAQAFASPVLHGDSTDPHMYKESTNMTTDSASLLHNRESQDSVNIQSPQKPLQEELQVCRQGHVKAIIPLFSTATPQQELGNVKSTPTCPSPVRNPRPSGLLQEENISIGGPSINMLPDGMSIPFSTAVKAKGPGAVENSDNGPASPVLHGDSTDAHVCEEFRNMTTDSASLLHNGETQDSVNIQSPQKPLQDELQGCRQGHVKAIIPLFSTATPQQELGNVKSTPTCPSPVRNPRPSGILQEENISIGGPSINMLPDGMSIPCGTAVKAKGPGAVENSDNRPESPVLHGDSKDAHMCEEFRNMTTDSESLLHNGETQDSVNIQSPQKPLQDELQVFQ is encoded by the exons GGCAAGAATGTCAACACAGGGAGAACCTTCGGATACAGACTATGATGTTGAGTTCCACAGTAACTTCAGGAAGAGATAAGTGTGAGACATCTTCActtgaggagaaatacacagacatGATCATTGTAGCTCCCATACGTGAACGTAGCTTGATAGAAAATGAACTAAATTCCCGAGGTGAAGAACGTGAAAGAATGCTAACAGAAAGCATCAAGAATGTGCATCAAGTTCAGATCGATCAGTTACTGAGGAGTGGCTCTGAAACAGACAAATTTGGAACAACTGTGGTATTTGGGGCTGCAGGAATTGGAAAGAGCACTTTGCTCCAGAAGATAATCCATGATTGGGCTAACGGGAGAATATACCAAGAGTTTAAATTTGTCTTTCAATTAAATTTCCCACAATTAAACTCAATAAATGTCAAAACAAATCTAAATACTCTTATTCTGAATTCCTACCCCTACCTTGCAAGTAAATTAGAATATATATGGGAAGATCCTGGAAGCATATTGTTCATTTTCGACGATTTAGACAAGTTTGACAGTGGCGTGGATTTCATTGATTTGGAGAGATGCAAAGACCCacagaatcaatgttttgatacCAACTCACTGCATTGGGTATCAGACATTGCGCGTTGCCTTATCCAGGGATACTTGCTGCATGgttgttcaattctggtcacaaGTCGGCCTTGGAAAATGGGGAACTTaacaaagacaaaaataaatCTAAGAGGGGAGATCCTGGGGTTCACCTCGAAGAGCATAAAACAATATTTTCGCCAATGTTTTGCAGATGAACAGTTAGCCACTAGTGTATTGGAATCTATTCAGCAGAATGAGACATTATACACCATGTGCTATAACCCTCTGTACTGCGCTGTTCTTTCCTCACTATTGACGACACGACTAAAAGAACGAGAGAAACAGGGGCCACTGCTGGTTCCAAATAGCACAGAGATGTTTTCTGCATACATCACTGAACTTTTAGCAAGATGTCATTGTGATGAGAGAAACCTTTGCAGTCAACTAATGAAACTTGGCGAGGTGGCCTGGAAAGGAGTTAGCAGCAAAACCATTGTGTTTGATTCGGATCAAATCAATCAGCACAAGCTTGAGGATTCCAATTTCATCTCTTCCTTTATGAGGGAGATTGGAGAGTCACATAGATTTGCTTACACCTTCAATCAATCTGTTCTGCAAGATTTCATTGCTGCAGTAGCCAAATGTCTGACCACATCCTCAAAAGGTCTGATCAGGCAGCTTGATGAAGGCTTCACCTGCAGTGACAATAGATTCGAGATATTTTCACGTTTCTTAATTGGCCTGCTTTCACACAATTCGAACAATCAGCTCGAGAAGCTTTTGGCTGATTTTCCCTCTGAAGCAACTCAACTCGTGTCTGTTTGGCTCAGAGACAATATTAGGAGGCGTATTCAGAAAACAGGAGATATGCAAAGCCAGAGGATCTTCTTACAGCTGATGCATTGCTTTGTTGAATTTCAAGACAAAGCATTGATTAGTGACTCCTTCCAACCGCCACAATTAATAACTTTCACCCAGTGTCTTCTGAAACcgtctgactgtgcagcacttgcCACTTCATTTGTATACATGGAACAGATAGAAGACCTGAATCTCTCTGCTTGTGGAATAAAAGATGGAGGTGTTCATCAGCTAGAGCCTATTTTGTCTAAATGTAAAATACTCAG GTTAAAATCAAACAATCTCACAGATGATTGTGTGGAAGGTCTCGTCTCCATCCTCAGTGAAAATGGTTCATTGTTGGAGCTGGACTTGAGTAATGATAATCACGATGAAGAACAAATAAACAAACTGACTGAAAAATGCATCCCCTCCTTGCACCATCTCATCAAATGCAAAAATAATATCAAAGAAATCAG ATTAATTCGCAATCACGGAATTGCAGAAGATCATCAAGTTTTGAATTCGAACCACCTGTTTAATCTGCTGACT GACCAAGACAAAAATTCACCCATGGAAATTCTGCATAATCATGATACTGACAGCAAAGACTCAACACATGTGATCACTGAGGCTGAAAATCCAGGACTGCAGGAAAATAAACACCATGGTAATAGTAACCATGACTGTGCAACTG TGGAAGATAATGTTGCAGCTGCACCCATTGAGTCAAGTATGGCTGGCCCTGAGCTGTCCAAAGATACAGCGAGACAACAGGGCAGTCCATCTGAAAATGGTGAGGAATCTGTGAACAATATGCGTCCAAATCAGtttcaacaaaatgcagtcaatgACCGAGAATTCGAG CAAGAGGAAAATGCACATATGGAAACTATATTCCCTGGTGATAGTTCCAATGAGGATGTCAGCCCGACAAATAATATGTTTGAGCAGGTTCCTCTAGGACTGGAAGATAATTGCGAGCATCCAAATGACAGAAACACAAGTGGCCCCG AGGGCGATAACAATGTAAATATGGCAACTTTGGCGACTGTGGCTGACGTTCAGCAATCCAAAGATGGAGCGTTACAGCTGGACAATACATTTAAAATTAAAGAAGATATGGACGAG AACAAAGAGGAAAATTCTATGACTGATATATTACAGTGTAAGGACAATTGCAATGACATTAAACCCATGACTGAAACGCATGCAGAATCAGTTCGACAACCACATCCAAATGGAGCGCATGAAAAAGGCAAAGATGTTTCTG AGAACGATAATGAAGAAGATGCAAATTTGTCAACAGGAGATGACattccacaatctaaagatgcaGAGCAACAGCAAAACAATCCATTGGAAATTAGTACAGAAGATGTGTGTAAG AACAAAGTGGAATATGGAGTGACTGAAATGCGATGCAGTAAGGACAACTGCAATGACATTAAACCCACGGATGCAGCGAATGCATATTCaactccacaactccatcgaAATCGAGCCCATGAAAATGGCAAAAATGTTTCTG AAGCTGGCATTCAACAATCCAGAGATGCAGAGCTACAACGGGACAAACTACTGGAAAATAGTAAAGAAGACGTGGACAAG AACAAAGAGAAAAATATTGTGTCTGAAACAACGGACATTTGCATTAAATCCAGGAATTCCATGAATGGAGATTCAGCTCCTCAACCCTATTCAAATGGAGACAATGAAAACAACATACATGCACAAGCATTCG CATCTCCTGTTCTGCATGGAGATTCCACGGACCCGCACATGTATAAGGAATCCACAAACATGACAACAGACTCAGCAAGTTTACTTCATAACAGGGAATCCCAGGATAGTGTAAACATTCAATCACCTCAGAAACCATTGCAGGAGGAACTGCAGGTTTGTAGACAAGGACATGTTAAAGCAATTATCCCTTTGTTCTCAACTGCAACACCTCAGCAGGAACTGGGCAACGTGAAGAGTACCCCTACATGCCCCAGTCCAGTGAGGAATCCCAGACCAAGTGGTCTTCTGCAAGAAGAGAACATCTCAATCGGTGGTCCCAGTATCAATATGCTTCCAGATGGAATGAGCATTCCGTTCAGCACGGCAGTGAAAGCAAAGGGACCTGGAGCAGTTGAGAACAGTGACAATGGACCCG CATCTCCTGTTCTGCATGGAGATTCCACGGACGCACACGTGTGTGAGGAATTCAGAAACATGACAACAGACTCAGCAAGTTTACTTCATAACGGGGAAACCCAGGATAGTGTAAACATTCAATCACCTCAGAAACCATTGCAGGACGAACTGCAGGGTTGTAGACAAGGACATGTTAAAGCAATTATCCCTTTGTTCTCAACTGCAACACCTCAGCAGGAACTGGGCAACGTGAAGAGTACCCCTACATGTCCCAGTCCAGTGAGGAATCCCAGACCAAGTGGTATTCTGCAAGAAGAGAACATCTCAATCGGCGGTCCCAGTATCAATATGCTTCCAGATGGAATGAGCATTCCGTGCGGCACGGCAGTGAAAGCAAAGGGACCTGGAGCAGTTGAGAACAGTGACAATAGACCCG aatctcctgttctGCATGGAGATTCGAAGGATGCGCACATGTGTGAGGAATTCAGAAACATGACAACAGACTCAGAAAGTTTACTTCATAACGGGGAAACCCAGGATAGTGTAAACATTCAATCACCTCAGAAACCATTGCAAGATGAACTGCAGGTTT TCCAGTGA